One part of the Bacillota bacterium genome encodes these proteins:
- a CDS encoding AbrB/MazE/SpoVT family DNA-binding domain-containing protein encodes MIVELRDKSQITIPAKIIKNLGLSVGDRFEIIEKDGGIFLCPVVVYPKAKMKKIAELIREAELESDTLKTYDDVDEMFKEIGIDLDEI; translated from the coding sequence ATGATAGTAGAACTGAGAGATAAATCGCAGATAACAATACCTGCTAAAATTATTAAAAACCTAGGACTTAGTGTTGGTGATAGATTTGAGATTATTGAAAAGGATGGCGGCATCTTCCTGTGTCCAGTAGTGGTATATCCGAAAGCAAAAATGAAGAAAATTGCCGAGCTAATAAGGGAGGCGGAATTGGAAAGCGATACACTGAAAACGTATGATGATGTTGACGAAATGTTTAAGGAGATAGGTATTGATCTAGATGAGATTTAA